Proteins encoded in a region of the Halodesulfovibrio marinisediminis DSM 17456 genome:
- a CDS encoding aconitase X swivel domain-containing protein: MALTTIKCDAVIKGKVTGEVLFSRKPLSFIGGVDPKTGIILDPLSDQCGQCMANKILVFPFGKGSSGAGLVLLELARVGKAPKALVNLRTNTVLLTGPLVMREFYKKEMPVVCVDEPAMEELSQANEVTIDGTSGTIIISK, encoded by the coding sequence ATGGCATTAACCACCATCAAATGTGACGCAGTAATCAAAGGGAAAGTTACAGGCGAAGTATTGTTTTCTCGGAAGCCACTTAGCTTCATTGGTGGTGTTGATCCCAAAACAGGTATTATTTTAGATCCGTTGAGCGATCAATGTGGTCAGTGTATGGCTAACAAAATTCTTGTGTTTCCTTTTGGCAAGGGATCAAGTGGGGCGGGCTTAGTCTTGTTAGAGCTAGCTCGTGTCGGTAAGGCTCCCAAAGCTTTAGTAAACCTTCGTACTAATACAGTTCTTCTTACTGGTCCATTGGTCATGCGCGAATTTTATAAAAAAGAAATGCCAGTCGTATGTGTCGATGAGCCAGCTATGGAAGAGCTCAGTCAAGCTAATGAGGTTACTATCGACGGTACTTCTGGTACTATTATCATATCAAAGTAA